Part of the Sciurus carolinensis chromosome 7, mSciCar1.2, whole genome shotgun sequence genome, AAaagtaatgtttttatttaatataccatcattaaataaaactgctttattcaactttttttgtcattgtgaccaaaatactggacaaaaaatattaagaggaggaaaaatttatttggggttcatggtttcagagatctcagtccatagacagctgactccagtGCTCTGAgcccaggtgaggcagcacatcatgggggaagataTCATGTGGAaaaaagctactcagctcatggtagggtcaggaagcagagaaacagggagaaggGGCCCCAGCAAGAACAACCCTTTCAGGGTACAACACTCACCTCTTCCACCCACACCCTACCTATCTTCAGTTAACAGTTCATTGAAACTAGGATGGACAGATCAGATTACAGTCCTAATAATTTAATCATCTGACTTCTGCATATTCCTGCATTAAAAGGAGCTTTGGAGGGTGGGCGGGGAAACATCTCATCTAGATGGTAATAAAAACTAATGGAGAACCAACATTATGTTGAggacttttcaaaatatttcaaaactctaAGGAAACCAGAACACAAGTTTTAAGCACTCTGACAcactgatctcagacttccagcaaTGAGAATGAGAAGTAAATATGTAGTTTATAAGCCACTCACTCTGtatactttgttatagcagccccaaCTAAAACTAGTATAAGCCATTAcaaaactgcaaattaaaactataactaaaatttaaaaatgaacaacagCAAATGTTTATGAGAACATAAACACtgttaatagaaatataaaatgatacagcTATTCTAAATAGTttggtggtttcttttttttaaagtcaaacatATATTTACCATTGGACCCAGCAATCAAACTCCctggcatttatcccagagaaatgaaaactgataTATGTATAAAAACCTGTACAATtgttcataataattttattttcaaagtcccaaactggaaaaaagacaaaatacccTTCaatccttcaataaatgaatggttaCACAAGTTGTGATACATTCACACCATGAAATATCACTTAGGCACacaaaggaaataacaaaatatgCAACAACTTGAATGAATCACTatactaagttaaaaaaaaaaaatctccaaaggtCATCTCTTATGTGAAAATGACAAAACTGCAGAGATGAGAACAGTTACTACTTGCCAGGAGTTAGATATGTTGCCAGGGTATAAGACATGGTGAGTCAGGTGTAACTATAGAAGAACAGCATCAGGAAGATTTTGTGGTAATGAAATAGTTCTGTATATTGACTGTGACAGTAGTTATATGAATCTACACATGATAAAATGGCATGGAATTACATACACACTACTTGAAACAAATTCCTGGTTGCGATATATTATACTACAATTATGTAAGACACAACCATTGGGAAAAATGGGTATAGAGTACATGGGTCCTCTTCGTACTATCTTTGCAGCTTGACATTGCAATCTATAATgatctcaaaaagttaaaaaaaaaaaacactattgtATGATAAGCAATAAACTTCTAAATCCacacaaatttaaagaaaataactcaatttgatccagaatttctattttttggtttggagatatttaaaaaaacctGAGTGATGTTTACAATCCTTCAGATAATTATATTGTCACTACTGACATAACAAAAAAGGAGATTGTACAGCTTTGTGaaagcattggaaaaaaaaaaaacttaaaatgcacCTAGATTTGACCACATATTGCCTTCTGTAGGAACTGAATTTGTTACACAGTTAAATCTaaatataaatctaaatatataaacTTAATTCAATGAAGTGCATCTCTTCAAGCTACTTAACATAGTAAGATTTTGTGgttgatatttaaaacatttataacaacaaaacaagtaaaaagaACTAGAGTTCacttaaaatagatttaaaaaaaaaaaaaagtcctttgtgTTTGAGATATTTCAATGCCagcaaaaaaatatacaaataaagacaTTCCTTATCTagtcaatattttaataatcagtacaaattcatacattaaaagtGCTTTTATGACTTGTTACCACCTAAAATGGCACATCATATAATTTTCAAGAACACGTTCCTTGACTTCTAACCTCTGCTCTTCTTTAGAATTACctgtggaagagaaaaatgaagattcaTATTACACCTACAGAAAACACAATTCCTCAGAGCCTTCTGGGAACAATATACaagtctttttttcatttttaaaagccaatTTGGAAGGTAATTAGAGAATCTTTTTGCTTTATGATAAGTCTACTTCTTTTAATGACTGTGAATCAGGCCTAGATTCTCAAAACCTGGTCCTATGGTTACCTCTGGTTGTTACTCTCTTCAATCGTCTTGCAAAAGGATGCAGATTAATGGTCTCAAACCTGAAATTTTTAGACAATTTGCTGATAGAAGGAGTTAGAGAATGCTCCAAACCTCAAAAAGCCTATTACAAATCAAGTATTTCactataaagtaataaaaatctactgcaacataaaatttatcacatTTGGGCTAGAATTATATCAACTGGAGACTAAGACTGACCATCTTTTATTGAACAGTTTATTAAGTAgacaattttcaaaacatttcaccTGTGgcaaaaataagacaaacaagATCTGTACTGGTCTCCCAAgttctttcaaaaaaaagaacttggatACTATTTTTGCTAAGTAAACCTATGTAgtttattaataaaaacaaacctaAATTTAATAATGCACATCTTCAAACTCTGAGTTCTTGCtttccttttaggaaaaaaaaaaacaacatttattttgacttttaatagTGGAATGTTGGTAACAGCAATAGAACATAAACGCCCCTAAAAACTGATGGGGCATGCACACTCCTAGGCTTTCACAGAGGCCTCAAACAGGTCTACGATGTAGGCCAGCACTCCTTTGTTCTACACTAATAGGAATAGCACAAAAGAAAGTATTGTGTACTCATATGAATTTACAAAATACTAAATATACTATGAacttaaataaatttacaaaatgcTCAGTTGAGCAGAGTTCAGCAAGTTTCCTATTCGTATATTTCTTATAACCTTTCATGACTTTATATAACTACAGTTATGTAAAAAGTTGGCATTTGTGGGAAACTGGTAAAGGGTACATAAACTGTTTTTTGCACCTTCTTAGTGtataattacttcaaaataaaaatcttttaaaagtcaacaaaaaGGTAGTTTGTCAAAACTAAGTCTCTCTTTTACACCATCCCATCAACTATAGCTGCCAGTTTCTGCAGATTCTTATAGAAAAAGCTCTACATATAAACAACACTGTGACTAATAAAAGAGGTTAGGTTATTAACACTTTTCTAAGCACAGAAGCTTATGAGGTGGGGCATCTATGAACATCTTTTGGAAAGAAGGTTCTCAGGAACATAACTGGAAAACTCCGTCCTAGGCATCATATTCTTatattatatagtttatatagtTATACCAATAAAATGCAACCTTCTCTGATTATAAGATTTAATTTGTAAATCAATcaaatctcaaaacaaaactagaaaataattcAGGTAACATAAAATGATCACAAAGAAAGTTGACAAATTTCAAGGTTATAAAGTTTGTTTGCCTACAGATTACCAAACAAACATTCATTGTTTACCATATAGTGATAAAACAGTGGCCATTAATCTTGCCATCAGAGACCCATAATATacaaattgtgtatgtgtgtatgtgtgtgtgtgtgtgtatacgcaTATGGGAAATCAATCAACATGAAAAGTCAAACATCAACTCAAATCAACAAAGCTGAATAAGGTACCTTAATCAGGCAGAGGTAATGACCCAGGtggtatttttaaagttaattcttgctcaagaaaagaaattagatTTTACCTTTGCAGCAGCCAGCACATGATCCTTGTTAATGACTCCACATTTATTCTCAAAGGCATTTGTCCTGGACTCTTCTGCTAATCGATGAACAAACAGTAAACAGTTCAAATGAACCtttaaaagaaaacccaaatcaattTTTAAGCTCAAACACTGATGTTCTgaaataatgacttttaaaaatggaatcttCTCTAAGAGGTTTCATTCGTAAGTCATTCATATCTCAAAACaaagttagaaaataaaatagataattagGGTAACTTGAAATGATTGCAAAGAAATTTTTGACAAATTTCAAGGTTATAAAGCTTCTTAGtcaaaatttgtttattatttgctACTCCAGTTAAGTCAATTACCTACATCAAATTTAAACAGAACATAGTTTAATATAAGTCGATCTTAGATTCCATTCACAGAGACAATCATTGTAATACAAGAAACAAGGCGATGTAAGATAAACCAAAGGCCATAGACATGGGGTTGGAATTGcgtctcagtggtaaaatgcttgcctggcatgtgtgaggccctgggttcaatactcagtaccacatataaaaaaataaaagatccattggcaactaaaaaaatgttttaaaaaaaggccattgacattttttaaaagcatcactattaaaaaaaacttaggaaataatattccaaatattattcttctaattccaaataaatttaaatctctaatgtaatttaaatttccaaaaaatGTTAAACCAAAACTTTTACTCCACTATATGGAGCCagatatttaatttcaaaattttatttaaagagataaTAATTACTAAAATTTCTAAAGAATGATGAATCACAAATTTTACATGCCAAGGTCAAGTTACTATCTGTGAATTATCATAAAATAATCATATCCACAATTAATTATCTTtaaacctcatttttaaaaactacttgaTAATATAAACAGTACAAAATTCAAAAGCCTAAAGGACTCTAATTGTATAAGATATTAGTATTGTAGAAAAGTGGGTAAAGGATACATAGGAACTCTACCATTTTTGCACCTTCTTGTCAGtctgtaattatttcaaagtaacaatataaaataaacaaaaaattataaaaggataGACTGTCAAAAATAAGTCATTCTCTCAAGTCATTCCCAACCAACCAGAGTAATCAGTTTCTTACATATTCTTACCGAAATAAGATTTACATATAAGCAAAACACATGTCATCAGAGAATATGTCATTTTCTTATATATGTCCCATATATATTAATGCTTATATTAGAAATGATATAATCTCACTATTTGAATATGCTCCTTAACATTTTACAATCTTACTCAAAATTGGTAACTAAACGAAAAAAGTGCTACTAAATCTATACGCACAAACCTTGAAAACAGGTAAAATATGCATAGCTCAAGcaagagaataaagaataaagggTGAGCTGAAGTCCTATCTCAATCCTCCCTCTAGGATCATATGTAATGTTCCTTTATATTATTGTTCACATCTTTCCCATTCTTAGCTTCTGCTAGGTGCCTGAGGACATGAGCAACTTAGATCCAgttagtatattttttatttttttaatagttctttttagtcatacatgacagaattattttgatatatttatacaaacatggaatatatattattctaattagaataccagtcttgtggatatatatgatgttgagattcactgtggtatatccatatatgtacacagaaaaGTTATggcagattcattccattgtctttcctattcctattcctcctcccttcccttcattcaacCTTTGTCTaacactgaacttctattctcccccaaccccaacccttgtgggttagcttccacatatcagcaaaaacattttgACATTTGACTTTTAGGGATTGGctgatttcatttagcatgatagtgtccagattcatctatttactggcaaatgtcataaagtcattctttacagctgagtaatattccactgtgcatatgtgccacaatttctttttccattatcTGTTGTTGGGCATCTAGCGTGGCtactgtgaattatgctgctataaacattgatgtggttgtgtcactgtagtattctgatattaagttctttggatatgtgctgaggagtgggatcactgggtcaaatgatggttccattcctagttttttgaggaatttccatactgctttccagagtggttgcactaatttgtagtctAGATAGTACCTTCaacatataatttatattgttatttaCATCATAATACACAATCTCTGCAGTTAGAACAATTCATGTACAATACTCAGTATTCATTATCTTGTGTACTACACACAAATGCTTCCTCAAAATTCACTAAATGTTAATTAGGTAATGTTTCAAATGCTTTATATTATGCAGATCTCTGAATTGTTATGTACGTGTTTAAGAGTATTCTAGtgatagatgaagaaaagagaagtttggaaatttaaatttaataaaatgaagaacCTATGGAAGATAATATTCTTTCTGTACTTGACACACTGTCTTCTTGAGTTTTCAAAGTACCCTGAGGCAAAACACTCCAATTCCAACTCTTTCCATTTTACcatgacatttaattttttttaaacttccaataatattccattttcctttATAGCAAAAATACTCTGTAGGGCTtagcatatagctcagttgtacagcATTTGCACAGTATGTGTAAAGCCATGCattcaatctttaaaaaacaaaaaactccctaATATAGCACAATTTCATCTGTTAATCTTATTTTCCATGTTTAAAGATAAATAGCTTCCAGATACCTCAGGATAAATTCTACATCCCTTAACACTCTACTCAACTTGGTCTTTCCAGTTTCATCTCTGATTTTCCTCAGCTCCCAGTTTTACACTAAGTCTTCCAAACTTCAGAATTCCattgtatctttttctccagatATTCTTCCGGTGTATATTTCCCTGAAAGCCCAACTTCCATAATATGGACGGTTATACAAATCAATAACTGCATCCTTAACTTCctatcaccacacacacactatattATGCATAGATTTCTCACCTAActatcttctcctttttctttttttttttttttggcagtgctggggattgaacccagggccttgtgcttgcaaggcaagcactctaccaactgagctatatccccagcccttaactgTCTTCTCTAACATACTATAAGTGCAAGGACTACTCCTGTCTTTATCAATATTATTTCCCAAGTGACCTTCAGTTCATTGCCCAATACAAGGTAAGTAGCAAAGGTAAAAGTAGCAAATTGTTATTACACAACCAAAAGATCCCTCCACATCTCCCCAa contains:
- the Cenpw gene encoding centromere protein W isoform X1 is translated as MALSTTVSQKKQIKRKAPRAFLKRVFKRQKPHLRLETCADLLVHLNCLLFVHRLAEESRTNAFENKCGVINKDHVLAAAKVILKKSRG